From the genome of Coleofasciculaceae cyanobacterium, one region includes:
- a CDS encoding polysaccharide pyruvyl transferase family protein yields the protein MKVGIITFHHTTNFGATLQTYGLWKAIISQGHEVEIIDYRPPAATQYYRHKIINPIYGNFSKIVWLKILIKYFYSSLAKYIKMRDFLVSELTLSKKKFVDREQLKFFLESKADYDAVVCGSDQIWCVNSIRGFDTSYFLDFVNDKCRKLSYAASFGPTANLGENCKSISKLIRNLDNISLRDSNSLNLIQQNCNISGIKVLDPTFIVDYKKVFNLSNNPSNKQYLLLYLEKHLKPQEIDFIDFVAKQKKLTIISIGEPCYKADKILINISPIEWLKYFNHASYIVTNFYHGTIFSIKFKKQFTTFASESKLNKTGDLVDNLGLKNRFVSNIQSNSFEKQLIEIDYNLVDQKLNNEILISKTYLFDALNGKELQKTSLTTIGSCTKN from the coding sequence CTTATGGATTGTGGAAAGCCATTATAAGTCAAGGACATGAGGTAGAAATCATTGATTATCGGCCACCTGCCGCTACTCAATATTATCGTCATAAAATTATTAATCCTATTTATGGTAATTTTTCTAAAATTGTCTGGTTAAAAATTCTAATAAAATATTTTTATTCTAGTTTGGCAAAATATATTAAAATGAGAGATTTCTTAGTTTCTGAATTAACTTTAAGTAAGAAAAAGTTTGTTGATCGAGAACAATTAAAATTCTTTTTAGAGTCAAAAGCCGACTATGATGCTGTAGTTTGTGGTAGCGATCAGATTTGGTGTGTTAATTCAATTAGAGGATTCGATACATCTTATTTTTTAGATTTTGTTAACGATAAATGTCGCAAGTTAAGTTATGCGGCTAGCTTTGGTCCAACAGCTAATTTGGGAGAGAATTGTAAATCGATTAGTAAGTTAATTAGGAATCTAGATAATATTTCGTTACGCGATTCCAATAGTTTGAATTTAATTCAGCAAAATTGTAATATTTCAGGGATTAAGGTTCTCGACCCAACATTTATAGTTGACTATAAAAAAGTTTTTAATTTAAGCAATAATCCAAGTAACAAACAATATCTTTTATTGTATCTAGAAAAACATCTAAAGCCTCAAGAAATTGATTTTATTGATTTTGTTGCCAAACAAAAAAAACTAACTATTATTTCTATTGGAGAACCTTGTTATAAAGCCGATAAAATTTTAATTAACATAAGCCCGATCGAGTGGTTGAAATATTTTAATCATGCCTCTTATATAGTTACCAACTTTTATCATGGAACTATTTTTTCTATAAAATTTAAAAAGCAATTTACAACTTTTGCTAGTGAAAGTAAACTCAATAAAACAGGAGACTTAGTTGATAATTTAGGATTAAAGAATAGATTTGTAAGTAATATTCAATCAAACTCTTTTGAGAAACAATTGATCGAAATTGATTACAATCTTGTCGACCAAAAATTAAATAATGAAATATTAATATCTAAGACTTATTTATTTGATGCTTTAAATGGAAAAGAATTGCAAAAAACGTCATTAACTACAATCGGAAGCTGTACGAAAAATTAA